In the genome of Treponema pedis, one region contains:
- a CDS encoding RHS repeat domain-containing protein, whose amino-acid sequence MSDCPFRYQGQYLDTETELVYNRFRYYSSETETYISQDPIRLTGNNPTLYGYGFDSNTQIDPLELGAIPNKVAGNAREAIARTWLENKFPNAEILSERYIRDINGKKIFYQLSDPTQNVPEGDAGWIEQLKQEKIICDCWNIIKHKAIDVFLNEKIKKSFAPITYARGTFIGMLREDLVSLLGLQNIENVYYVGKVYDVNKSVSKEYISVVPKVSTFIRGGKESTCKICDKCGAVLYFPLPLNSWYIVDKSIPNSILFPSALTGIIVNDEIYKKIKKSGIKKIGYEKLPVLKEAIDGCDNYFMTFSSKNVLNLK is encoded by the coding sequence TTGAGCGATTGTCCTTTCCGCTATCAAGGTCAATATCTTGATACAGAAACCGAATTAGTATACAATAGGTTTAGGTATTATTCATCTGAAACAGAGACTTACATCAGTCAAGACCCGATAAGATTAACAGGGAATAATCCAACGCTTTATGGATATGGTTTTGACAGTAATACACAGATTGACCCATTGGAATTAGGCGCCATTCCTAATAAAGTTGCAGGCAATGCTCGTGAAGCAATCGCCAGAACTTGGTTAGAAAACAAATTCCCTAATGCGGAGATATTATCAGAACGCTATATACGAGATATAAATGGAAAAAAAATATTCTATCAACTCAGCGACCCAACACAAAATGTTCCCGAAGGAGATGCCGGTTGGATAGAGCAATTAAAACAAGAAAAAATAATCTGTGATTGTTGGAATATCATTAAGCATAAAGCAATTGATGTATTTCTAAACGAAAAAATAAAAAAGAGTTTTGCTCCGATAACCTACGCAAGAGGTACATTTATTGGAATGTTACGGGAAGACCTTGTTTCATTACTCGGCTTGCAGAATATTGAGAATGTATATTATGTGGGAAAGGTTTATGATGTAAATAAAAGCGTATCCAAAGAATACATCTCTGTAGTCCCAAAGGTCTCAACTTTTATAAGAGGCGGTAAAGAGTCAACTTGCAAAATATGTGATAAATGCGGAGCGGTTTTATATTTCCCTTTACCGTTAAATAGTTGGTATATTGTTGATAAGTCTATCCCAAATTCTATTTTATTTCCCAGTGCTTTAACAGGTATCATTGTAAATGATGAAATTTATAAGAAAATTAAAAAATCCGGAATCAAAAAAATCGGATATGAAAAATTGCCCGTATTAAAAGAAGCGATTGACGGTTGTGATAATTATTTTATGACTTTTTCATCAAAAAATGTACTTAATTTAAAATAA
- a CDS encoding DMP19 family protein, with protein sequence MKTINENLTVEAIKEMGEEIDLYRLVDPMWWTVNIYGTYEEYLKSADGFTLEQRYLLAIQWYEAEVDNGGHHQFFSNSTGIVWKDALEGFKLFGIDDLYNNLLEVVEFFGGSISFDRDQRCDILSETEEKDEKAFYDFLDTHDEFFYANDSFDDKLIDYIKNNPEKFVFVGSYETDDD encoded by the coding sequence ATGAAAACAATAAACGAAAATCTAACGGTAGAAGCGATAAAAGAAATGGGAGAAGAAATAGACCTTTATCGGCTGGTTGACCCGATGTGGTGGACCGTAAACATTTACGGAACCTATGAAGAGTATTTAAAATCGGCAGACGGTTTTACTTTAGAGCAGCGTTACTTATTAGCCATACAGTGGTACGAGGCGGAAGTAGATAACGGCGGACACCATCAGTTTTTTTCCAACTCCACGGGTATTGTATGGAAAGATGCTTTGGAAGGTTTTAAGCTTTTCGGTATTGATGATTTATATAATAATCTTCTGGAAGTCGTAGAATTTTTCGGCGGCTCAATTTCTTTTGATAGGGACCAGCGCTGTGATATACTTTCAGAAACGGAAGAAAAAGATGAGAAAGCTTTTTATGATTTTTTGGATACGCATGACGAGTTTTTTTATGCAAATGATTCATTTGATGATAAACTGATAGACTATATTAAAAATAACCCCGAAAAATTTGTCTTTGTTGGAAGCTATGAAACGGATGATGATTAG
- a CDS encoding DUF2004 domain-containing protein, protein MKRIEHRYFGQLNLATTDDMEVIWEKNIQGIDTCLWLGKNVEPSIGILDLYAHFLENIDEKIKEARKALIAYLKDDGYYINFHIEECGLEDLPNDSADFAAKMTVTNLGLWIDSEKPHITMDFMISPDESDEILCVKFGEEEAVIAIDWES, encoded by the coding sequence ATGAAACGCATTGAACACCGCTATTTCGGTCAATTGAATCTTGCGACAACGGATGATATGGAAGTAATTTGGGAAAAAAATATTCAGGGGATAGATACATGTCTTTGGCTCGGCAAAAATGTAGAACCGTCTATCGGCATACTCGACCTTTATGCACATTTTCTTGAAAACATAGACGAGAAAATAAAAGAAGCAAGAAAAGCGCTTATAGCATATTTAAAAGATGACGGCTACTATATAAACTTTCATATTGAAGAATGCGGACTCGAAGACTTGCCGAATGATAGTGCCGACTTTGCAGCAAAAATGACGGTAACAAATTTAGGATTATGGATTGACAGTGAAAAACCGCACATTACAATGGATTTTATGATTTCCCCTGATGAAAGCGATGAAATACTCTGCGTAAAATTCGGCGAAGAGGAAGCCGTTATAGCAATTGACTGGGAAAGTTAA
- a CDS encoding DUF4272 domain-containing protein encodes MYITPEERRRKSNEKIKGMGITCMEELPLRESSKEVRLKSLDNICNRAIAALLSIQLAEDIGNNQGYEESKKLFLNLLEKYEVSECLFEKEKRLFDGTYSEQDVIDVCWTYEAYWSLVWALGLVEDISYPNTICDVERAIKLVGDTDGKEAFKAQCRLRDIEEILDMLDLHYRYHWATEEKRLRSETEIKDLNPEVVMERRRGLEWLISEGNDWFDISMDT; translated from the coding sequence ATGTATATCACACCGGAAGAACGACGAAGGAAATCAAACGAGAAAATTAAAGGAATGGGCATCACCTGTATGGAAGAGCTGCCTTTGCGAGAGTCATCAAAAGAGGTAAGGTTGAAAAGTCTTGACAACATTTGTAATCGAGCAATAGCAGCGCTGTTGTCTATTCAATTAGCCGAAGATATTGGAAACAATCAAGGATATGAAGAATCGAAAAAACTCTTTTTAAATTTGCTTGAAAAATACGAAGTATCGGAATGCCTGTTTGAAAAAGAAAAACGCCTTTTTGACGGAACATACAGCGAACAGGATGTTATCGATGTCTGCTGGACTTACGAGGCGTATTGGTCACTCGTGTGGGCTTTGGGCTTAGTCGAGGATATTTCGTACCCGAATACCATCTGCGATGTGGAACGTGCGATAAAACTGGTCGGCGATACCGACGGAAAAGAAGCGTTCAAAGCGCAATGCAGGCTGCGCGACATAGAAGAAATACTGGATATGCTCGACCTTCACTACCGTTACCATTGGGCGACGGAGGAAAAGCGGCTCCGCTCCGAAACGGAAATCAAAGATTTAAACCCCGAAGTTGTCATGGAACGAAGGCGTGGACTTGAATGGCTTATTTCCGAAGGAAACGATTGGTTCGATATTTCGATGGATACGTAG
- a CDS encoding DNA methyltransferase: protein MIQPTLFDTDENYTVESISNPKTYKGIYAFHKYWGKKPIESLDYCIENCTNKNDIILDPFLGSGLISKEAHNLGRRFLGIDINPFSIEHTLFLLSLPKADDYKKAITSIKKNVFSKISETYIIENSDIATHFLWNKDKLQEVWIKNNTSRKKIQLEPSEFDSNKIKSFENYSVRNIQKGTFFENARINSLENMTIYDLFTKRALYNIDLILDEINKFSGNLKRSLQLTLTASSGQMSNMVFAITGRGKTKNQQSEKIEVGSWVIGLWRPDLHFEINVWNCFENRANKLYKALLEQDSSQILYKNNIFDFYEKQADMGIVQGNSKNELKKIPSGSVKLIITDPPHSDRIPYLELSEMWNCLLNKKSEFSEEIVVSNAKSRKKSKDEYLNDMREILNEASRILTNDGYLLLYFNAKDKNSWSFFDSIEKQNSLVYLGSFPMEYSANSVVQDNRKGAMKSDYVLVFNHSRTEQTLGIFNKIDGWTNNKPFKEVKNA from the coding sequence ATGATACAACCAACACTTTTTGATACAGACGAAAATTACACAGTAGAAAGTATTTCTAATCCGAAAACTTATAAGGGCATTTATGCCTTTCATAAATATTGGGGGAAAAAACCTATTGAGAGTTTGGACTATTGTATAGAAAACTGCACCAACAAAAATGATATAATCTTAGACCCATTTTTAGGCTCTGGATTAATTTCTAAAGAAGCTCATAATTTAGGAAGACGTTTTTTAGGAATTGATATAAACCCTTTTTCAATCGAACATACATTATTTTTACTGTCTTTACCAAAAGCGGACGATTACAAAAAAGCAATTACTTCAATAAAAAAAAATGTTTTTTCAAAAATATCTGAAACATACATTATAGAAAATTCTGATATTGCAACTCATTTTTTATGGAATAAAGATAAATTACAAGAAGTGTGGATTAAAAATAACACTTCAAGAAAAAAAATACAATTAGAACCTTCTGAATTTGATTCAAATAAGATTAAATCCTTTGAAAATTATTCTGTCAGAAATATTCAAAAAGGTACATTTTTTGAAAACGCTAGAATAAATTCGCTGGAAAACATGACTATTTATGATTTGTTTACAAAACGAGCATTATACAATATTGATTTGATTTTAGATGAAATTAACAAATTTTCAGGAAATTTAAAAAGATCTCTGCAATTAACACTAACTGCTTCTTCTGGTCAAATGTCAAATATGGTATTTGCTATCACAGGTAGAGGTAAAACAAAAAATCAGCAATCAGAAAAAATTGAAGTTGGAAGTTGGGTTATTGGTTTGTGGAGACCTGATTTACATTTTGAAATAAATGTTTGGAATTGTTTTGAAAATAGAGCTAATAAACTGTATAAAGCTTTGTTAGAACAAGATTCTTCTCAGATTTTGTACAAAAATAATATTTTTGATTTTTATGAAAAACAAGCAGATATGGGAATTGTTCAAGGAAATTCAAAAAATGAATTGAAAAAAATTCCATCTGGATCTGTAAAACTTATTATTACAGATCCACCTCATAGTGATAGAATTCCATATTTAGAATTAAGTGAAATGTGGAATTGTTTATTAAATAAAAAATCTGAATTTTCAGAGGAAATTGTTGTATCAAATGCAAAATCCCGTAAGAAAAGTAAAGATGAATATTTAAACGATATGCGTGAAATATTAAATGAAGCCTCAAGAATCTTAACAAACGATGGTTATTTATTACTCTATTTTAATGCAAAGGACAAGAATAGTTGGAGTTTCTTTGATAGCATTGAAAAACAAAACTCTTTAGTTTATCTTGGGTCGTTCCCAATGGAATATTCTGCAAATTCTGTTGTGCAAGATAATAGAAAAGGAGCAATGAAATCTGATTATGTTTTGGTTTTTAATCACTCTCGAACAGAACAAACTCTCGGCATATTCAATAAAATAGACGGTTGGACAAACAATAAACCTTTTAAGGAAGTGAAGAATGCCTAA
- a CDS encoding nucleotidyltransferase family protein, whose protein sequence is MKPKEKKEIFNFLEYNKNILQSYGVKKIGLFGSYVHNQQNKNSDIDILVEFYAGKKNYNNFINLVYYLEDNFNTTIDLLTTESLSPYIGNRILNEVEYVSIE, encoded by the coding sequence ATGAAACCTAAAGAAAAAAAAGAAATTTTTAATTTCTTAGAATACAACAAAAATATTCTCCAGTCTTATGGCGTAAAAAAAATAGGGCTTTTTGGTTCTTATGTACATAATCAACAAAATAAAAATAGTGATATTGATATATTGGTCGAATTTTATGCCGGTAAAAAAAATTACAATAACTTTATAAATTTAGTTTATTACTTGGAAGATAATTTCAATACAACAATAGATTTATTAACCACAGAAAGTTTAAGTCCATATATTGGTAATAGAATACTTAACGAGGTTGAATATGTATCGATCGAATGA
- a CDS encoding HepT-like ribonuclease domain-containing protein, with the protein MYRSNEDLFKHIFDEIIFLESETSNMIKEVFLKDEKTQRAFARSIEIIGEAVKNISNDIIVKYKEVPWRNIAGMRDKLIHSYFSVDYEIVWDVAKNIIPEFKCQLIKIMDAEKNEN; encoded by the coding sequence ATGTATCGATCGAATGAAGATTTATTCAAGCATATTTTTGATGAAATTATTTTTTTAGAATCTGAAACAAGTAATATGATAAAAGAAGTGTTTCTGAAAGATGAAAAAACGCAGCGAGCGTTTGCACGAAGTATTGAAATTATCGGAGAAGCTGTTAAAAATATTTCAAATGATATAATAGTCAAATATAAAGAAGTTCCCTGGAGAAACATTGCCGGTATGAGAGATAAACTCATTCATAGTTATTTTTCCGTTGATTATGAAATTGTGTGGGATGTTGCAAAAAATATCATTCCCGAATTTAAGTGTCAGTTGATAAAAATTATGGATGCAGAGAAAAATGAAAATTAA
- a CDS encoding AAA domain-containing protein, which translates to MTDKNGKQDKTRQIKRIRFNETKNIYLITFENSERIFHYKPENVEIIGNALATEKQTGTVFEYLKNIASLSDMRNDFDEKILVKNYERVRLVNPDSALAFFLNPNGKKIKWNGIAHPIFPFGCNNSQYKAVTNALENSFSIIQWPPGTGKTQTILNIIANLLVWDKTVLVVSNNNSAIENVYEKLSSPKYNLGFIVAPLGKSDNISEFLEKQAEEYPSEIKSWTIEQDEAQMFDSLTKSFETLKGLFEYQEKEATLKQELDELETEYRHFSLSNVSENLFASKPLSALSSEEIMSLWQSIQFEIDRKDFLGFLFKLKIFFKFHIGSYKFWKIESSKLITTLKELYYKNRIQELKNEILEKEELKKKFNAERLYASSLDYLRYKINKRYGKNEKRKVFTDKDLDKTESGFYQEYPIVLSTTFSSRNCLPYFSQDFLFDYLIMDEASQVDVSTGALALSCAKNVVIVGDKKQLPNVVTTMDKKKAEQIFSEYKINPAYGFSNHSFLSSIEELIPDVPQTLLREHYRCHPKIINFCNQKLYDNQLLIMTSDKNEKDVLKVYKTNVGNHCRGHKNQRQVDVISKEILPSLANVTKDEIGIIAPYRDQTNLISKTIPDIQADTVHKFQGREKDIIIISTTDDEITDFADDENLLNVAVSRAKTNLCIVISGNEQPKDKNISDLISYIQYNNCEISESKVNSVFDYLYSQYTKKRFEYLSKIKKISKYDSENIMYKLICEILETEEFKNIGIIFEQPLKDIGNLNNLKNLNEEEKAYASKTWTHIDFLIYNKITNEPVLAIEVDGHKYHKKGTRQSERDILKNRIFEACNIPLLRLSTTGSGEREKILEKLKTIKLNSEEK; encoded by the coding sequence ATGACTGATAAAAACGGCAAGCAGGATAAGACTCGTCAAATCAAACGAATTCGTTTTAATGAAACTAAAAACATCTATCTCATTACTTTTGAAAATTCCGAAAGAATTTTTCACTACAAACCTGAAAATGTAGAGATAATCGGAAATGCCCTTGCCACGGAAAAACAAACAGGGACGGTCTTTGAATACTTGAAAAACATTGCTTCTTTAAGTGATATGCGAAATGATTTTGATGAAAAAATCCTTGTCAAAAATTATGAGAGAGTCCGCCTTGTAAATCCAGATTCGGCTTTGGCATTTTTCTTAAATCCGAATGGCAAAAAAATAAAATGGAACGGAATCGCACATCCGATTTTTCCATTCGGCTGCAACAACAGCCAGTATAAAGCCGTTACAAACGCACTTGAGAATTCATTCAGCATTATACAGTGGCCGCCGGGAACGGGAAAAACACAGACAATTTTGAATATCATTGCGAATCTTCTTGTATGGGACAAAACCGTCCTTGTGGTTTCAAACAATAACTCTGCGATTGAAAATGTTTACGAAAAACTTTCCTCTCCCAAATACAATCTTGGTTTTATTGTTGCTCCGCTCGGAAAAAGCGATAATATCTCAGAGTTTTTGGAAAAACAAGCGGAAGAATATCCATCAGAAATAAAATCATGGACAATAGAGCAAGATGAAGCACAAATGTTCGATTCGCTTACAAAATCCTTTGAGACTTTAAAAGGGCTTTTTGAGTATCAAGAAAAAGAGGCGACTTTAAAACAAGAACTCGATGAATTAGAAACAGAATACAGGCATTTCTCACTTTCAAATGTCAGTGAAAATCTTTTTGCAAGCAAACCGCTGTCCGCTCTCTCATCAGAAGAAATTATGAGCTTGTGGCAGAGCATTCAGTTTGAAATTGACAGAAAAGACTTTCTTGGATTTTTATTCAAACTGAAAATCTTTTTTAAGTTCCATATTGGAAGTTATAAGTTTTGGAAGATAGAATCAAGTAAGTTAATTACAACTCTAAAAGAATTGTATTACAAAAATCGAATTCAAGAATTGAAAAATGAAATTTTAGAGAAAGAGGAGTTGAAAAAGAAATTCAATGCAGAAAGACTTTATGCTTCATCGCTTGATTATCTTCGTTATAAAATTAACAAAAGATACGGAAAAAATGAAAAGCGAAAAGTTTTTACAGATAAAGATTTAGACAAAACTGAAAGCGGATTTTATCAAGAATATCCGATTGTTCTTAGCACTACTTTTTCTTCAAGAAACTGTTTGCCTTATTTTTCGCAAGATTTTTTATTCGATTATTTGATTATGGACGAAGCCTCGCAAGTTGATGTTTCAACCGGGGCATTGGCTCTTTCCTGTGCAAAAAATGTCGTGATTGTCGGCGACAAAAAGCAGCTTCCAAATGTAGTTACTACTATGGATAAAAAGAAAGCAGAGCAAATATTTTCTGAGTACAAGATAAATCCTGCGTATGGTTTTTCAAATCACAGTTTTCTTTCTTCGATTGAAGAACTTATTCCCGATGTTCCGCAAACTTTGCTTCGCGAACATTATCGCTGTCATCCGAAAATCATAAATTTCTGTAATCAAAAACTCTATGACAACCAGCTGTTAATTATGACAAGCGATAAAAACGAAAAAGATGTTCTCAAAGTCTATAAAACTAATGTCGGGAATCATTGCAGGGGACACAAAAATCAAAGGCAGGTTGATGTGATTTCCAAAGAAATTCTTCCAAGCCTTGCAAATGTTACCAAAGATGAAATCGGAATAATCGCACCTTACCGCGACCAAACGAATCTTATCTCGAAAACGATTCCTGACATTCAGGCAGATACAGTTCACAAATTTCAAGGGCGGGAAAAAGATATAATCATCATTTCTACAACCGACGATGAAATTACGGACTTTGCAGATGATGAAAATCTTCTGAATGTCGCAGTCTCCCGTGCAAAAACAAACCTCTGTATTGTAATTTCAGGAAACGAACAGCCTAAAGATAAGAATATCAGCGATTTGATTTCTTACATTCAGTACAATAATTGTGAAATCTCAGAGAGTAAAGTAAATTCTGTTTTTGATTATTTGTATTCTCAATACACAAAGAAAAGATTTGAGTATCTTTCTAAAATCAAAAAAATATCAAAATATGATTCTGAAAATATAATGTATAAACTGATTTGCGAAATTCTTGAAACAGAGGAATTCAAAAATATTGGCATTATTTTTGAGCAACCTCTAAAGGATATAGGAAACCTTAACAATTTGAAAAATCTAAATGAAGAGGAAAAAGCATACGCTTCAAAAACTTGGACACATATTGATTTTCTCATATACAATAAGATTACCAATGAGCCGGTTCTTGCCATAGAAGTTGACGGTCATAAGTATCATAAAAAAGGAACGCGACAGTCAGAGCGAGATATACTGAAAAACCGTATTTTTGAAGCATGCAATATTCCGCTTTTACGGCTTTCTACTACGGGAAGCGGAGAGAGGGAAAAGATATTAGAAAAACTAAAAACTATAAAATTAAACAGTGAGGAAAAATAA
- a CDS encoding DNA-binding domain-containing protein, giving the protein MLKYCLRENLLTAKPDDYMAQVTDSQVFTLEDIIDRMVRRGTTVTRTDLVAIMQLYTEECSFIVEEGGTLNTPLINTSMSITGVFDGADDSFDKKRHAVSLNISAGTALKTALGKTKAVKTETAGTEPYITAVTDKLTGDSETIKIGSVMEILGSRLKFDDKDTEQGVFAVSGMSAVRCASVVENKPARLIVLLDATVPAGEFTLEVRTKLTSNGNKKSKSLKKSFYHKTLKAAV; this is encoded by the coding sequence ATGTTAAAGTATTGTTTACGGGAAAACTTACTCACGGCAAAACCGGACGATTACATGGCTCAAGTAACCGACAGCCAAGTATTCACACTGGAGGACATCATCGACCGCATGGTAAGGCGCGGCACCACCGTTACCCGCACCGACCTTGTCGCCATAATGCAGCTGTACACCGAAGAATGCTCATTTATCGTTGAAGAAGGCGGCACCTTAAACACACCGCTTATCAACACGAGTATGAGCATAACAGGAGTCTTCGATGGGGCGGATGACAGCTTCGACAAAAAGCGGCATGCGGTTTCCTTGAACATCAGCGCGGGCACGGCTCTTAAAACCGCTCTCGGCAAGACAAAAGCGGTGAAAACCGAAACTGCCGGCACCGAGCCGTATATAACCGCCGTAACCGACAAGCTCACAGGCGACTCGGAAACCATCAAAATCGGCTCTGTAATGGAAATACTAGGCAGCCGTCTCAAATTCGATGACAAAGACACGGAACAGGGCGTATTCGCCGTATCGGGCATGAGTGCCGTCCGCTGTGCTTCCGTCGTCGAAAACAAACCCGCCCGCCTCATAGTCTTGCTGGACGCAACCGTTCCGGCAGGAGAGTTTACGCTTGAGGTAAGAACGAAGCTTACGAGCAACGGTAATAAAAAATCGAAGAGCCTTAAAAAGAGCTTTTACCACAAAACCTTGAAAGCGGCGGTATAA
- a CDS encoding leucine-rich repeat domain-containing protein: protein MKQRNVRRAVNFTALVLAAGLLMGLLTGCPQSRPGNSKPQTGNSEPQTGNSEPQTGNFKPQVDTTIFKTDGYGRITGYTCTKEELPAILVIPAKIGDEVITEIGGAAFKDCKGLTRLDLSGCTSLTTIGNSAFYKCEGLKSIDLSGCTSLTTIGNSAFYKCEGLKSIDLSGCTSLATIDKYAFDGCTGLTGVKLPASLTEIGSSAFSDCTGLTELKLPASLTEIGSLAFSGCTDLKSLDLSGCTRLITIGDNAFKEFTGLRSIDLSVCTSLTKIDGYAFSDCTGLTEVKLPASLTEIGKKAFSGCRGLTSAVFADTKGWKAGDSATETDTSISSSSLANPETAARYLRELSSDGGYCDKYWKKN, encoded by the coding sequence ATGAAACAAAGAAATGTAAGACGGGCAGTAAACTTTACTGCATTGGTATTGGCAGCGGGGCTGCTGATGGGATTATTGACGGGCTGTCCTCAAAGCCGACCGGGCAACTCTAAACCTCAAACAGGTAACTCTGAACCTCAAACAGGTAACTCTGAACCTCAAACGGGTAACTTTAAACCTCAAGTAGATACTACTATTTTTAAAACCGATGGATACGGCAGAATAACGGGTTATACTTGCACAAAGGAAGAACTTCCTGCTATTCTTGTAATCCCCGCTAAAATAGGGGATGAAGTAATTACCGAAATAGGCGGGGCGGCTTTTAAAGACTGTAAGGGCTTAACAAGGTTAGACCTATCCGGCTGTACAAGCCTTACTACAATAGGCAACTCTGCTTTTTACAAGTGTGAGGGCTTAAAAAGTATAGACCTATCCGGCTGTACAAGCCTTACTACAATAGGCAACTCTGCTTTTTACAAGTGTGAGGGCTTAAAAAGTATAGACCTATCCGGCTGTACAAGCCTTGCTACAATAGACAAGTATGCTTTTGACGGCTGTACGGGCTTAACCGGGGTAAAACTGCCTGCAAGCCTTACCGAAATAGGCTCGTCAGCTTTTTCCGACTGTACGGGCTTAACCGAACTAAAACTGCCTGCAAGCCTTACTGAAATAGGCTCGCTTGCTTTTTCCGGCTGTACGGACTTAAAAAGTCTAGACCTATCCGGCTGTACACGCCTTATTACAATAGGCGATAATGCTTTTAAAGAGTTTACAGGTTTAAGAAGTATAGACTTATCCGTCTGTACAAGTCTTACTAAAATAGACGGGTATGCTTTTTCCGACTGTACGGGCTTAACCGAGGTAAAACTGCCTGCAAGCCTTACCGAAATAGGCAAGAAGGCTTTTAGCGGCTGTAGGGGCTTAACAAGTGCGGTCTTTGCAGATACTAAGGGCTGGAAGGCGGGCGATTCTGCCACAGAAACCGATACTTCCATAAGCTCGAGCTCTTTGGCAAATCCCGAAACTGCTGCCCGGTATTTACGCGAACTTTCCAGTGACGGCGGTTATTGCGATAAATACTGGAAGAAAAATTAA
- a CDS encoding radical SAM/SPASM domain-containing protein — MIEYMCSDDSRISSYLYDVLIKECNDPIGDRYLMNFCVNKMLNLQQQKFVTFDFPIRILWKITGRCNCNCRHCWADLGKTAGKTDLLRVANEIAQNNVFHVSISGGEPFLCNSLFDILKILKRRNILIEIMTNGVLLSKEVISKLKEILNLTTDVIQISLDGSTAAVHDMQRGTKVFDKTLYNIKCLTDSGFKVRIAYTATFINVGDILNTYHLVNSLNAVTFSISPVFPFRKGKGMLNTVDNSKYLHQIYLCKLLEPKMETKLRIQVNQFFQNVIYQNLKGNDLNIPSEKDLLYLPLETNSTVQIDAMGNLLPGPEWDITHSSGNVYEFGIKKLWLNGIKWNEFRKGRDLRKAKCSRCKIFFLCKGGNMKLAYEKYGTINMQDGSCQICIQKAAIVNS, encoded by the coding sequence GTGATTGAATATATGTGTAGTGACGATAGCCGTATAAGCAGTTATTTATATGATGTGTTGATAAAGGAATGTAATGACCCCATTGGCGATAGATATTTGATGAATTTTTGTGTAAATAAAATGCTTAACCTGCAGCAACAGAAATTTGTGACTTTTGATTTTCCTATTAGAATTTTATGGAAAATTACTGGTAGGTGCAATTGTAATTGTCGGCACTGCTGGGCAGATCTAGGAAAAACAGCAGGGAAGACCGATTTATTAAGAGTCGCAAATGAAATTGCTCAAAATAATGTGTTCCATGTATCTATATCGGGAGGAGAGCCTTTTTTATGTAATTCACTGTTTGATATTCTTAAAATATTAAAGCGTAGGAATATTTTGATAGAAATTATGACTAATGGTGTATTACTGTCAAAGGAAGTAATAAGTAAGTTAAAAGAAATATTAAACCTTACTACAGATGTTATCCAAATAAGTTTGGATGGATCGACTGCTGCTGTCCATGATATGCAGAGGGGTACAAAAGTTTTTGATAAAACGCTTTATAATATAAAGTGTTTGACTGATTCTGGTTTTAAAGTTCGAATAGCTTATACAGCTACATTTATAAATGTAGGTGATATTTTGAATACATATCATTTGGTTAATTCATTGAATGCAGTTACTTTTTCAATTTCACCAGTTTTTCCATTTCGAAAAGGTAAAGGTATGTTAAATACAGTTGATAACAGTAAATATTTACATCAAATTTATTTATGCAAATTACTTGAACCTAAAATGGAGACTAAGTTAAGAATTCAAGTGAATCAGTTTTTTCAAAATGTTATTTATCAAAATTTAAAAGGTAATGATTTAAATATTCCAAGCGAGAAAGATCTACTTTATCTTCCTTTAGAAACAAATTCGACAGTCCAAATAGATGCTATGGGGAATCTCTTGCCTGGACCTGAATGGGATATAACGCATAGTTCTGGCAATGTATATGAGTTTGGAATAAAAAAATTATGGCTCAATGGTATTAAATGGAATGAATTTAGGAAAGGTAGGGATTTGCGTAAAGCAAAATGTTCACGATGTAAGATATTTTTTTTATGTAAGGGTGGAAATATGAAATTGGCATATGAGAAATATGGAACTATAAATATGCAAGATGGTAGCTGTCAAATATGTATTCAAAAAGCTGCGATAGTAAATTCTTAA